Within the Gopherus flavomarginatus isolate rGopFla2 chromosome 8, rGopFla2.mat.asm, whole genome shotgun sequence genome, the region GCTCAACACCCAGCCCCCTTCTCTTAACATTCTATGGCCACAGTTTCACTTGGTCTATTATGCCCAGGATAAGAGTACAGGGATCTCCAAGCTCAGGCCACAAGCTACCAGTCCTTGTGCATCAGCATTACTGTAGGGTGGAGCCTCCAGCCTGGGGTGTTGTTTAGGGGAGAAATTCTATTTTATCTTAGGGTCTGGTACCTTAGTGCTACACAGCTGAGGCCATATAATACCCCTCCACTCAGCAACACTCCTACTGATCATACAGGGAAGCTTTCCTAGTGActgagggggaaaagaggggcCTGCTCTAGCAACTAACCATGTAGTAGCTGCTTTATGCTGTGCTCCACTCTTGAGGAAGATGGGATGGACGCACTTCTAACACCAGCTCTGAATCTTTTTTGGCCATTTGCACAGTTACCTGATGCAGCTGGGCAGAATGCACCCTTTAAAAATCCTGGCCCTACCAGCACTAGTCTTCAGAGTCAGCATACACAGGAAatgaaggcagcaaagaatcctgtggcatctttgctgcttttacagatccagactaacacggttacccctctgatacatgagatGAAGGGACAGTTCAAATCCCACAGAGCTATTTTTTCAGACTAAGCTAGTGCTACCACAGCTTGTAGTCCAAGGGTTTTCTTCACAATCAGAAAGGCTAGTTCTTTTTAACTGTGAGCTAGAGTTAGTCACCCCAGGGGCTGGTCTTCCATGCTGGATGTGTGGAGTTCTTGACTCAGCCTGTGCAGTTGTGACTTACCATCTCTGACCCTAGCCAGACACCAATAATTAAAATAACACCCTGGAATCAGTAAATTGGATTGGCTGGACCCAGTTATCTACCCATTGCATTACATAGCAACAACATGGCCCACTTAGAGCAGCAGTTCTTCAAACTATAATCAATGTCAGGCTCAAAAGACTGGTTTGTGCGCTTTACTGTCAGGGAGGGTAGCAGGAAAGGGGATTAACATGTCTGGAATCTGCAATTTAAGGATGCCAAAAAAAACCTGATTATGTGCAATAGGGACCTTTATTCTAGTCCACAGCAGGGCAATACCCTGTAGCAATAAAAGTATGTTGAAGCATTTGCTTGGTTTTATGGTTTGTGCTGAGCTCAATAGGTCACTGCAGCATCCATCCAAAAAACTGCTCCCCTGAAACCAGCTGAACTGCAGTGAGGTCTTCCCTACCCCTGGAAGCCTCCCAAAGCCACAGCCCTCTTTGCCCTTGAAGGGCAGAAAAATCTACAGGACTGCTCCATTCAGATCCTGAAAGGGGGAGGAAAATCACTGCCCTGGTTATTCTCTGCCACAGGACCAGCACAAGCTGGAACTACTCCCCGCACTCAACTGGGAGGAGGTTTCTTCACCCATATGAGAGCAgtcactccccttcccctcccacccaacaGCAAGTCAGCCTTATTGTGAAGGAAGGTAGGGCAAGGCCAGCAGTAGGAGCCAGGCAGCTGCATGTGGGTTGGTTCATAAACAGCCTCAGGGCAGTTTTAAGGGAACAGGGCCTTCCACTGGAAAAATCCCATGTTCTAAGATGGCTAAGGTAGGTGCTGACCAAAACCAATCAGGAATTTAGTCAGTTCCTATTAGGAGATTCCAGAGCAGCATCATTACCATTGCAAGCAGTCCTAGCAGCCAGCACCAACTatcctctcccctgcagctccttcacCACAGGAAAGGAGGCACTATCGAGGCTAGAATGGGGAAAGAGGCCTGTCTGCAGGTAGCCCCCACCTCAGTGCACAGGTGGCCAATTAACTGAGGCACTGCCTCCTACCCAGCTTGAAGAGCAAGAAGTCAACACTTGAAAAATAGTTTAttgttggggtgttttttttttttttataaaaagtaaATACAAATCAACTCTCTTTTCCCTTAAATCCCTCACAGCCTCCAGCTGTGCTCACCACTTGTATGTCTCCCTAGCACTGGACAGGGGAAAAAGAGCAACACAAGTTAAGCACCTTTAGGTCTTGTCTTCAGATGGTATTAGCTCAGTACACAGCATCCTAGCCCCTCCCTCAAGGGGTAAAACTGGTATAGGGATgaatccagccagccagcagcaccagcaACACATCCTACTGCCAGTGAGGCACTCTAGCAAGAGAACCTGGGTGCTTTGTTTGGAACAGACCATCTGCTGCCCATAGCACATTCAGCTTCACGCAGCTGAGGGCTGGTGCCAAAGGCCTCTCCAATCTCCATACACACTACCTGTTAGAGAAAGCGTATGAACAGCTGACACCTTTCCGATCATACCTGGCCTGTCTCCATTCCAACCCCCAGAATTGATTAGGTGCCAATACTGGAAAGGAGGGCTGAGGCAGCAGTGGACACAGCAGCCATAACATTGAAATGGGGGTTTGGTGAACAGCACATGGAGCCAGGCCCTCGCACTATGAAACAAAATGGGAGAAACCTCAAGCACAAATTCTAAGCCGATAGAAACTGAAAACGTGGACCTAAAACATCTCCCCTcctcggggcgggggggagggggcggcactGGCACTTGGCTAGCTGAAACTCAAGCCAAGCACTGCAAGTTTAAAACCAAAGCACTTAAAATAGCCGATTTGATCATCCAGACCCTGAACGCTGCTCCAAGAAGGAGAGTGGCTCAGGCCAATTCTGTGATTGTCAGGGTAATGGCTCCCAGACCCACGAACAGAGGGAAAGGCAGGAATAGGAAGGGGGGCATTATCTCCATCTGTGGAAATAGCTCGAAACACTGGGGGTTAGGAGGACTCTTTCAGTAGAAGCTGCTGGTTCCCTGAGGACAGTTTTATATGCATTGAGGCAACCAGCTTAGCAGAGCAGTCCAGTGGGTAAGTTTTGCACTCTTCCCTCCAGCCACCCTTAAAACAGGATGAGGAGAGGCTTATGGTGAGCTTGCTGAGCCACACTGCAGACATGCTTTCGTTTGTATAAAGCAATGGATCGGGAGCCTCGTcaccccactgcagtcagtgtTTCTGCATTGCTGGGGAATAGCTTTTGTTAAGGACTCTCCAACTTCCATCCAAAGCAGGTGGCCTCGTCTGGCTGGGAGGGATCTAGCCACTTACTCCGAGCTCTCTTCAGCTTGcttttgtttcttcttcttcttctttttcttcttggtGCTGGtgtcactggcctgcagagaagATGGAGCTCAGGAAGGGTGGTTGGGAAGGAATCACTGCTGATGTGTGATACACCTTTCAGCAAAGACTAATGAACTATTTACAGGATTCATTTTAACTACCCCCCAGCAGCTCTCATCCATGAGGGAAGAGTGACATAccacgctgccccctcccccctccaaggCTCCTAACACAAAATCTGCCTGTCATGCAATGCACCCAGTACACTGGGAAAGCAATTGGCACACCACATCAATGGGCATTCTAGCATGGTGCCCTATCTCCAACTGCACAGTTCCAGAGGCGCCAAAGGAAAGCGTAATAATCTCTGCCAGACAATTGTGAGAAAGCTACCCTAGGGCAAATTATTCCTAACCCATTAAACAAGGGCAGTCTGAACATAACAGCTGCTTCCACACCCTGCCCTCCAGGTTAATCTGCTAAGCCATGGACAGACAATGGTGCCAACTGAGCTTAGCTATATTGAGGcttgcagtgctgtaactctaTACTGATGGAGGAAAGCAGCAACATACATGGACAAACTGAACAGGTGTCTCGAGTTTTGTAAGTATCACAAGGAGGGGTGTACAAGTGATGCCGTGCAGCCACACTCCTAGGCCTGCTGCTCTGCGGCACCATCCAGCTACCTACCACTTCCATTAGCTCCCCTTCGCTCTCAGCAGCTTCTTTggccttcttctcttttttcttctttttcttttccttcctgctctgctcctctggtTGCGGAGTGGCCGGGGAGGACGGTGCCACTGCTGCCTCCTCATTTTCACTCTCTGTCTCCCGCTTTCTCTGTTTAAGAGTAAAATCAGCATCAGATCAGCTCTCTCCCAGCTGAGCAGTAACAGGCCTGTCTGGAGTACAGATGACAGACCCCACATAATCCTGAGGCCACCTCCTCAATTTGCCTTCCTAGCCTAGCCCTCTGCACCCTCAGGAGCGTGGTAAGAGCAAGCCTTATTCCTGGTCATGCTGTCAAGTTCAtcactgcttttgtaatgaggGAGACTATAGATCCGCTGGAACCCATGGTTTTCTGAAAGCTTTGCAAGAATCCCTGGCACCCCCCTCCCTCATGATCTTCCCATAACATCATTCCATCTACAGCTTAGGGCTCCACACTCTTCCAGTCTCTGCTGTGTCATCTGTACACAAAGTGACAGAGCccaaaaatcaggcccaaggttgGTCCCCAGAGATAACCTGCTTCCTTTGGTAACACACACGTGCTGGTTGGGCTTTTTCAACTGGGCTGAACTGCACAGACCAGGACAGGGGCTGGTGCCCATGGCCTCTGGAATCGCATCGGCACAGCTCTGCATTCACATTCTGGGCCATGGACTTGAGCAAATTTCAGGGCTCTTGTTCCCAGATCTTGGGCCGCAACTAATTCAAAGCCTGCCGATGTAACACTAAGCACACAGAATATGGATTGCATGTGAAAGCCCACTCTGCTGGACAAATCAAAGGAGAGTTCATGTTAACTCTGCCTTCCCCAAAGCAACAACATAAAAAAGCATTAAGTCACAGGATCAATCTGCCAAGGCAGAGACGTTCATCTGACAACACGCAGGTCTGAAATGGATGTCAAATGAAAGTAGCTTGATACTTACTTTTGGTACCCTCTCGGCAATGGCTGCTGGGGCTTCTGCCTCTTTCTTTACAGCAACACTGAACGGAGGAAAACACCGAGTCGAATGTGTGAGTACTGCCGATCAatcctgcatgttcagatttATTATCCTCCCCCCTAGATGCTTGCTGCAAACCAAACTACATCCTTCAGCCTCCTGCTACTACACAGTTGACATACTACAGCTCCTTTTCCTGATCACCGTTATATAACACTTGGTGGTGTACAGAAAGCCTGCAGCCCGCATCAGTGCCTGACTGTGCTGGACAAAGGCAGAGCCATCGCTGTTTAATTTGGCAGACTGACTCCCTCTAGAGCCACAGACATCAAGCTAGAAAGGGATAACCGTCTGCTCACTTTGTCTGGAATAGCACCCCCTGCTGTTCCTCCAGGGCAGTGCTCCCTAGGGAGGGCAAATAACTGGATTGCAATTAACATTCTTTGAAAAGGTATTATATTGCCTGACAGTATTTTTAACATGCTACATTCAACTCTGGTGACCTTTTGTACCCCAAACTGACATTTTCCAGCAGAAGTCAGGATGCCACTTTCTTGGGGCATATTGCTGAGATAGCACAGCAGAGACTGAATGCATGCAATTgacccctctgccctgtctctcaAACACGTCTCTGAAGCACTGTGCTTTACCTGTAGTCCACATACTCCTTCTTCCAGGAATCCGGCGTGCTCTCATTGGGCTTGCCATGCTTGCTCAACAGGCCCTGCTTGATCATCATCATCTTTTGACTCGCCTGGTGTGAcaatagagagagaaaaggtgacATTCTAGCTTCAAAGCAGCTATCATTTCTACTTGGAGAAGTCAAACAGCATGTGACGAGACACTGTGGAAGAAAACCAAGTTCACGACGAAACCTttaccaggccagagagagacaAATATGCCCTCAAGGAGCCTCTGATGCTCATGGCAAATTATTGTCGTTGCTTAGGAGTTTATTCCCTGGCTGATGTCATTCTTCTATTTGCAACACTGGTTAATTAAAGTAGTAGTATTCCAGAAAAGATTTTTACCATCCCAGTTTGCTTATAAGAGTGTCACTGCAAGAGAAGGAAGTGCAAGCAAATAGGAGTTAGTCTTCTACTGTTAGAGACCCAGCTATACATGAATGCTAATCACATGTGCATCGGGGAAGCGGACTTGTACAAGAAACACAGAAGTAGTATTTCTGCTGCTTCTGGAGTCACTTTCGACAGGCTTTAGTACTCTGCCACATGCCCACGATTCACTGCGTTTCTAATGCTATTTTGAATTTCAGTGGCACCTTTCATTAGAGCATTTTTACAGACACTATTTCAGCCTCTCAAGAGTGGGGCATGAAGCATCTTTCTAATTCCTCCATGAGCCATTAGTATTGGGTGACAGACTTAAGTCATCTTTGCACACAGTGCTAATGTCAGCTACTTTACATCATTTGGCTCTTCCTGGAAGGATTCGCAGCACAGACTAAAATCAGTCTGATCCTGGCTTAGCCTAGTGAAGATCCAGTCTACACCACCAACTGGAACCAGACTTTTAACCAGATTAGGGATAGCTCAGTCCTTGGACATGGttatagctgtgtagacatagcccaaaGAGCCCAACAGTctcacagcaggaacaaagctgATCAAGCCTTTTTAATCTTCTTGGCTCCAGAAGGTTTAGACAAACTACAAAAATTTGGAAATGGTGGTGACAAACTGGAAGCCTTTATCTGGGACCTGCAGCTTTGTAAGAGGCTGCTTCGAACCCAATTTCTCAATAGCTGAATGCCATTTCCACCGCCACACAGCCTCCCATCCTTAGTCTCACCTTGGGTCCAAGACCCCATTTGCGGGGGTAAGTGTCTCTTTCCATGATCACCCTCTTGATCTTTGCCACTACACCATGGTCACAAGTAGAAATCACTGCGGTGGTCATCAGAGCAATAGCTGCATTAgtggaaaataaaaagaatgaaCATTGAGCAATACTGACCAGCTACTAGAGTCAATCTCCTATGACTCAACGTTATGGTGGTGCAGAGATGGCATTCCCAAGATTGACAATTTTCATCAGCCCCCTACATAATTACCCAAAAAGTCCATCCAACTCAAACCCTGGACAGGCTTCCACTTGTAACTCAATCCCCGTCTGGTTTTATCATCGGGGGAAAGTACAAACCAGGGAACTCTAGATCTAAAAACACGAGCAcctactgcctgagctaaaagactCGGCTCTCGTAGCCAAGAttgtagcaggctcatcaaccACTATGTGGCTCAGCCCCTACTAGAGCACTGGATGCAGGTTCACAGACTAGCCAGAAGTGAACTGTTACACTGCTAAGTGGTATCCTGTATTGGATACAGGGCATAAgcaccacacacacagagcactgcTCATTGCCAGATGTGCACCCAGTCAGGATGGCACCTTAATCCTTATTACCCGGGCAATTCTTTGCTATAAGTATCTGGTAATAAAAAGgcattaatacaaaataacagtACACACCCATTCAGCAGCCATCCAAGATGCATCATTTCTTTATACTAGATTTATTAGGAAAGAGCAGTTCACAGGCAGCAGTATGTGATCAGAGAGCATCACTCGTCTTGGTTGAGGTGGAGCCTCCATGGAAAAAGGCTCCAGCCCTGCTGGCTCTGTCCCGCTcctgcaggcagccagccagacccTCCAGTAGCCCACAGTAGAACACTGAAAGGCTGGAGGGTGTTTGGAggctgcacagcacagagaccCTAGAACAGGAATCTAGGTGCTGCAGGGAAGGCAGTGCAGCAGCACTCAGAGAATGGATAAACTTCATCATCATTTCACATACAGTGTGTGCCCGAAAGCCCAGGACATGGGAATGGAGTAAAGAGAAGTCAAACAAAAACCTCGCTATCTTCTgcaggttttttattttaatagaggGTTGTacctaggcttggaaggattagacttTTCCTGCTAAGGTGTCAATAAATGCCAATTTCActataaaatatttccattgatttctttCTTCACCTAAGAACTTTGAGTTTGATTTAGGGATATTTGTACATTTTGACATATAATGTTGACAATGTGTTTTAACAGTTGTAAGGCTCACTTTTTGAATCTTAATGTCTGTCATTAAATATAATTGTCTGTCCTCCTATAATTTCGCACAACTGTgagaatttaaattgataaaaacagaaaaaacactgTTATagagcaataaaaaaaatctgttactgtAACAGATACCAGAGTTATAATTAAGCCATTATTTCTCAGCTGGCATCACTGACCTCTTATCAATGTTGTTCTCACACTTCTAAGGGTAGCAAGTCACAGTTCTCTCAGTGACAGCATCCAATTATTTCCCTCCAGGAAAGATTCCGGCCATGGTGAGTGCCATCCCGCCCCCCATGTTTGTTACAAGCTTCTGAAGATGCTGTATTGCTCTGACTTGACTACCAACTAGCTTGGTGGCTGGAGGAAGAACATTGACCTCTTCTTACCCATGCAAATGGCCTCCCCTTTAGTGGTGATGACAACAATCTCCTGATTAATCTCAATGCCATCTTCATACCTCAGAACACCAGGAAGCATGATCTTGGCACCGTAGCAGATGGCATTAACCtggaagggaggaagaggaaggctGAAAAATCTAGTTGAGAATGTAAAGTTTGATGATTTTAACCAATGCCTAACACTGACTCTGCAAATTTATTCAGCCACTCTAAATACCAATTGGTGCTGCCCCAgtgataaaatattttttcatatatGACTTGAGAGTctacccctcccccgcccccaacttcaggatttggccattACTCCTCTGTTCAGACCTGCACATTGCCTCCTTGAAAGAGAGGCTGGTGGTCGTTTGAGGATATGGATCACCACCACCAAAATTATTTGTTACTAGTTGTTCAAACTAGAGGTGAAGTTAGGGTGAAATGCATTAATGTCACCCCACTGTCCCACCACCTGATGACATTTTCCAAAGCCATTCAGGAACTCACTGCACTGTCCTTCATAACCAGCCGTTTGTGTGAAGTCAGCAGCTTCTCCAAGGGGAAGATAACCCTCCTCAGGTAACTCTCATCCTTATTGTTGTCATACTGCCACTGGGCATCCAGTACATCATGCATCGTCACCATGTggtcctgcagagagagagagagatgcccacTATGTTAACCCTTGGCCCAGCCACCCAATCAAATCAGACCAAGAAAATATGGCTAAAACAAACACCCAAAGCAGTGATGAATTCTGGGGTTCCTAAAAGGGGATGAAGATAAAATTAGCAAGAGCTATGAACAAGGCAGGTAAGTGCAATGCAAACTCCCCCACATAACTCTGCTAGCACCCCTCTGCTCTGAcctctgctgttccagtcctgggacCCTCCTGACCAAACTGCCAAGTTTGTATACAACATTTACCACAAAAAACTCATTTATGACCCGACCCACAAATGAACTTAAGCTTCCCACGCATGAAACATCAGCATGTGAAAGATTGAGCTACCTAGTGCCCCAAATAGCGCACACAACAACGCTGTTTGCGGTGGCAGTCTGCACCCTATCAGAAACCTCAGTACTCCAGATGCAGAACAACAGGCACTAAGATCACAGACTTTTAGGAAAAGTGGCTCCACCAAGAGGCTCCCTGCTATGAAGAGATCAGAGAACTTGTTCCACAAATGAAGTGTTTCTCCGAACTCCAAGACCATCTGTGCCCATGCTGGAAAGTCTACCTAGGTTTTTATACCACCCCCAGCACAGCAGTATCCAAGGACATTACATAGGTGCCCATTTTAATCCAAGTATGGTTCCTAGGTTAGATACCTTGAACAGCCCAAAGCCAGAGCACAACAAGAAAgcagctgagctctttcagtacgTGGACATTCTGTGCGCTGAGTGacggaagtggcagaaagcaaagcTTCCCATCATCTTGACATGACTCCCAGCCACTCACTGTCCCAAAGTTTAATTACCAGAACAGGGACAGCAGCCCTGAACTGAACTCAACACTCTGGGTAAAGATAACTTACAACAAGGGCCTTTCAGAAGAAAGCCAGCCGTACCCTCCTACCTTCTCTCCCATGATCCCCGAGCGCACTCGCCGGAGCTCTTGCAtctggcctccaacccccagcAGCAGGCCCAGGTGGACACACAGTGTACGGATGTAAGTGCCAGCTTCACAACTCACCCAGAAGATACCTGGAatacagggaggggagagaagagtttTGAGCTATCCACAGGTACCATAATTTAACACACTTGCCTGTAAGGATTAAAGGGAGCCCTGTGATTGGCTCCATGTTCAGTGTCTCCAATGAGCCATCAGTACTGGGTGATAGATGTAAGTCATCTTTGCACAGAGTGCTAATGTCATCTACTTTGCATCATTTGGCTCTTCATGGAACAAGAGTTCAGCAACTTTTATCATGGGAAAAATATTCAAGACTATTTTAGCTCTTGCAGAGGGTGGGGACTGGCAGTCTAAGGGCATCTCTCTGGACTTGGAAGAAGCTCATCCCACATGGAAGTCGGCACACTGGTGGGATTCTGTCAGTCAGAGACCACCATAATGAGGCATTCATCACATTTCCCCAGGAACATCAGAGGACACCACTTTTCCTTCCCTCAGATGGCTGTAGTGTAGTGCAGTGCATCCCTTTTGGTGTTCAGTCTGGAACACACCTCTTTTAAACCAGTTTCAATTAACAAGTTAAAGCCTGCATTTTAAAATGGGACCATCCAGTGTCTGCTCATCACTGCACCTGGGAGAGGAACAGCAAGTCAACTCTAGTGGTGTGTTCAGAAGAGCCTCTCAGGGAGAGTCCACAACAGCACTTTCATGCTTTGAAGTGCTACCAGAGAACCTAGGTGTTGTTTTACCTAATCTCCTCTCAGGGTCATATTCTACCAGTTTGCTCTCGTAGATGGTTCGGACCCTCAGTTGCCTCTTGACAGCTGCAATGAGGGGAGGTCGCTGAAACAGGGCACCGGTCAGAGTTTCTATTGCCTAGGGGGAGAAGCAGACGAACTGTCACCCTTCACCCTTTCGCAACCCACACCATCCCATCGGCACATCTAGACACAAGAGCATGCTGCTATTtaggaataaaaataattttcctaTTGTATATCACACGTTGTATCTGATTGTACTCCATTAAAGCAAGCCCATCTGAGCCACTTAAGCACCCCCTGAGATAGGAATTACTCCCCCAGCTACCAATGGGGCTACTTTACCAGGCAGCAGCATGTGATCAGACAGCACTCCTCTTTAGTTGAGACAGAGCCTCCATGAAGAGGAGCTCCCGCCCTGCTggctctgcccctctcctgcacagaGTTGGCCAGACACACTAGCAGCTCCCAGCAAAACAATGAAAGGCTGGAGGGTATTTGGAGGCTGCACAGCACGGGGATCCTAGAACAGGAATCTGCATGCCGCAGGGAGGGCATTGCAGCAGCACTCTGAGAATGGATTCATCACCACTTCACATAAGTCTCCTCCTAGCAGGCGTGTGGAgtaacatgtttttttaaaaaatgcacaatCATGGCATTTGTGAAACAGCaagggcatttcaacatctcaaGGACTGAGGTCCATATACTCAAGGGAGAATTGCAATTGTTATGGACAATCCTACTAAAACACAGACAGCAAATATACAGTGAACCAATGCAAATTAAGTAGCTGATTAAGTAACATGATGTCAAGCTgcataattttgattttattagGGGCTGTTTACTCTATTACCTCTACTGCAACAAAATGCTCTCAATGGCTCTTTAAGGAATGTTCCTACCCACATCTCCAAGATACACTGATGAGACAATACAGCAGGAAGCCAACGTGGGCTCAGGCATTCAGAGACTTACCCTGGAAAGCTGAATCTCACTTTCAATAGCATTGTGCAGCCGAACGATTCCCACATACTCTTTGCCTGAAAGAATGACAGAAGAGTAGTCAGGAGTGGCCACTTGCATTTTATTGTTCACC harbors:
- the DKC1 gene encoding H/ACA ribonucleoprotein complex subunit DKC1 isoform X1, giving the protein MADGEGCIAKKQKKKKDKKSLPDADVADIQHTEEFFIKPESRVAQLDTSQWPLLLKNFDKLNVRTTHYTPLPSGCNPLKRDIAEYVRTGFINLDKPSNPSSHEVVAWIRRILRVEKTGHSGTLDPKVTGCLIVCIERATRLVKSQQSAGKEYVGIVRLHNAIESEIQLSRAIETLTGALFQRPPLIAAVKRQLRVRTIYESKLVEYDPERRLGIFWVSCEAGTYIRTLCVHLGLLLGVGGQMQELRRVRSGIMGEKDHMVTMHDVLDAQWQYDNNKDESYLRRVIFPLEKLLTSHKRLVMKDSAVNAICYGAKIMLPGVLRYEDGIEINQEIVVITTKGEAICMAIALMTTAVISTCDHGVVAKIKRVIMERDTYPRKWGLGPKASQKMMMIKQGLLSKHGKPNESTPDSWKKEYVDYSVAVKKEAEAPAAIAERVPKRKRETESENEEAAVAPSSPATPQPEEQSRKEKKKKKKEKKAKEAAESEGELMEVVGSWMVPQSSRPRSVAARHHLYTPPCDTYKTRDTCSVCPCMLLLSSISIELQHCKPQYS
- the DKC1 gene encoding H/ACA ribonucleoprotein complex subunit DKC1 isoform X2, whose amino-acid sequence is MADGEGCIAKKQKKKKDKKSLPDADVADIQHTEEFFIKPESRVAQLDTSQWPLLLKNFDKLNVRTTHYTPLPSGCNPLKRDIAEYVRTGFINLDKPSNPSSHEVVAWIRRILRVEKTGHSGTLDPKVTGCLIVCIERATRLVKSQQSAGKEYVGIVRLHNAIESEIQLSRAIETLTGALFQRPPLIAAVKRQLRVRTIYESKLVEYDPERRLGIFWVSCEAGTYIRTLCVHLGLLLGVGGQMQELRRVRSGIMGEKDHMVTMHDVLDAQWQYDNNKDESYLRRVIFPLEKLLTSHKRLVMKDSAVNAICYGAKIMLPGVLRYEDGIEINQEIVVITTKGEAICMAIALMTTAVISTCDHGVVAKIKRVIMERDTYPRKWGLGPKASQKMMMIKQGLLSKHGKPNESTPDSWKKEYVDYSVAVKKEAEAPAAIAERVPKRKRETESENEEAAVAPSSPATPQPEEQSRKEKKKKKKEKKAKEAAESEGELMEVASDTSTKKKKKKKKKQKQAEESSE
- the DKC1 gene encoding H/ACA ribonucleoprotein complex subunit DKC1 isoform X3, which encodes MADGEGCIAKKQKKKKDKKSLPDADVADIQHTEEFFIKPESRVAQLDTSQWPLLLKNFDKLNVRTTHYTPLPSGCNPLKRDIAEYVRTGFINLDKPSNPSSHEVVAWIRRILRVEKTGHSGTLDPKVTGCLIVCIERATRLVKSQQSAGKEYVGIVRLHNAIESEIQLSRAIETLTGALFQRPPLIAAVKRQLRVRTIYESKLVEYDPERRLGIFWVSCEAGTYIRTLCVHLGLLLGVGGQMQELRRVRSGIMGEKDHMVTMHDVLDAQWQYDNNKDESYLRRVIFPLEKLLTSHKRLVMKDSAVNAICYGAKIMLPGVLRYEDGIEINQEIVVITTKGEAICMAIALMTTAVISTCDHGVVAKIKRVIMERDTYPRKWGLGPKASQKMMMIKQGLLSKHGKPNESTPDSWKKEYVDYR